The following are from one region of the Fusarium keratoplasticum isolate Fu6.1 chromosome 4, whole genome shotgun sequence genome:
- a CDS encoding MFS domain-containing protein, translated as MSDHRVVPGTVYLVDVQHISHSKHADDGDIVLVPMPTDDPEDPLNWSRRRKLLSVACMAVYMVMVGLSCSLVYSIIVPVAEDTGLSVADLNAGTGYSYLAFGWSCLIWQPAAKQFGKRPIYLISLLLTIGVTIAVPFALSPGAWMAMKILGGLAGGPLECLGEISIADVFCAHERGKFMAIYAFVLFAAGFLAPILAGFINDGMGWRWAQYWATIWLAIGFVFCFFFMEETNFKRTSVLVTEETQNEIKSKTIACDEANPIDDTKGESVQPGTQSDLSNGTVTWRRKTYLQKLKLFDNVQPVHHFWSMVLRPLRLLSYPVIVYCGFSYGCSLIWYSVLNGTASVVLSSPPYNFSASYVGLTYISPMIGVGIGSLIAGNFGDVVVIWLARRNKGIWHSEYRQWLNIIMAVLLPGSLLLWGLGAEHGIHWVGLVFAMGLIGCCIAMGAHLSLSYCIDTYTDFGADAVVATMCIRNTMGFAIGYGITPWTEDLGYQNAFLIAAAAGLLQVLTFLVMVKWGPQIRERSTDRYRRDVDRATELGITH; from the exons ATGTCGGACCATCGCGTTGTCCCTGGGACAGTTTATCTGGTAGATGTCCAGCACATCTCGCACTCCAAACATGCTGACGACGGCGACATCGTGCTCGTTCCTATGCCTACCGATGATCCTGAGGATCCGCTCAACTGGTCGAGGCGGCGCAAATTGCTCTCAGTCGCCTGTATGGCAGTCTACATGGTCATGGTTGGCCTGTCGTGCTCCTTGGTGTATTCCATCATCGTTCCTGTGGCTGAGGACACCGGCCTTTCCGTAGCAG ATCTCAACGCCGGTACCGGCTACAGCTACCTGGCTTTCGGATGGAGCTGTCTGATATGGCAGCCAGCCGCCAAGCAGTTCGGGAAGAGGCCTATATATCTTatctcgctgctgctgacTATCGGCGTTACGATTGCCGTCCCCTTCGCACTTAGCCCTGGCGCATGGATGGCTATGAAGATTCTAGGAGGTCTAGCCGGCGGCCCTCTAGAATGTCTGGGAGAGATCTCTATTGCGGACGTGTTCTGTGCGCATGAGCGAGGGAAGTTCATGGCTATCTATGCGTTCGTACTCTTCGCAGCCGGCTTCCTGGCTCCGATCCTCGCCGGGTTCATCAACGATGGAATGGGCTGGCGCTGGGCTCAG TACTGGGCAACGATTTGGTTGGCTATCGGTTTCGTattttgcttctttttcatGGAGGAAACAAACTTCAAGCGAACATCTGTACTCGTGACTGAAGAGACGCAGAATGAAATTAAATCGAAGACAATCGCATGCGATGAGGCGAACCCCATAGACGACACAAAGGGGGAGAGCGTTCAACCGGGCACGCAGAGCGATCTCTCTAACGGCACTGTGACTTGGCGTCGAAAGACATAtctccagaagctcaagctgtTCGACAATGTGCAGCCAGTCCACCATTTCTGGTCAATGGTCTTACGCCCCCTACGCCTACTATCTTATCCCGTCATCGTCTACTGTGGCTTCTCATACGGGTGCTCCCTTATCTGGTATTCTGTGCTCAACGGTACAGCATCTGTTGTCTTGAGCTCCCCGCCATATAACTTCAGCGC ATCCTACGTCGGACTCACCTATATCTCCCCCATGATCGGTGTCGGCATCGGCAGTCTGATCGCTGGCAACTTTGGGGACGTTGTTGTCATTTGGCTCGCTCGCCGTAACAAAGGAATATGGCACTCGGAATATCGGCAGTGGCTAAACATCATTATGGCTGTCCTTCTCCCcggctctcttctcctctgggGCCTCGGGGCAGAACATGGAATACACTGGGTTGGTCTGGTCTTCGCTATGGGACTCATCGGCTGTTGTATTGCTATGGGAGCACATCTTTCGCTTTCTTACTGCATTGACACCTACACGGATTTCGGCGCCGACGCCGTGGTAGCGACGATGTGTATCAGGAACACTATGGGTTTCGCGATAGGTTATGGCATCACACCATGGACCGAGGACTTGGGATACCAGAACGCCTTCCTGatcgcagcagcagctggtCTTCTTCAGGTCCTCACTTTCCTGGTCATGGTAAAGTGGGGTCCTCAGATCAGGGAGCGCTCAACTGACCGATACCGCCGTGACGTGGACAGGGCGACAGAGCTAGGGATTACTCATTGA